One segment of Anatilimnocola aggregata DNA contains the following:
- a CDS encoding sulfatase family protein encodes MIASIDDCLPQSDFSLSRTAELCRKFIFVSFILLLSASGVLAADAAKSLNLLVITADDMNADSSGWIGNRLGATPHLDAFAKSAHRFVNSHVTVPICQPGRSALMTGRVPHRNGALGFDPIRRDVPTLVEVLRVHGYYTGCIAKAAHMAPAEKFPWHAVGDQALGKQPTKFAEKFGEMLAAAAQEKKPFFINANICDPHRPFIDGAGKQARAAAPLDEARLFKPNEVTVPAFLEDIPRVREEVAQYYSSVSRFDVAFGLLMKELTNAGRDADTIVVFMSDHGMSFPFSKATVYLSGTWSPVLIRVPDRMESQVHTEFVSSVDVMPSLLELVDVKAPEGIDGRSWVPLLKGESQPDRDFVITHVNTVSSGKSFAQRCVRTKDRALMFHAWVGGPNKFRVEAMSGLSFAAMSASTDATIQSRVKQLVEGETLMLFDISVDPTERRNLIHEPKYASDVAQLSQKLLAHMKQTNDPQLNAFETAIARQ; translated from the coding sequence ATGATTGCTTCAATTGATGATTGCCTGCCTCAATCCGATTTCAGCCTGAGCCGCACAGCAGAATTGTGCAGGAAGTTCATCTTCGTCAGTTTCATACTGCTACTTTCCGCGAGTGGCGTGCTGGCTGCAGATGCGGCCAAAAGCTTGAATCTGCTTGTTATCACGGCTGACGACATGAATGCCGACTCCAGTGGTTGGATCGGCAACAGGCTGGGTGCTACGCCTCACCTCGACGCGTTTGCGAAGAGTGCACATCGTTTCGTCAACAGTCATGTCACGGTGCCGATCTGCCAGCCAGGGCGATCGGCATTGATGACGGGACGAGTTCCGCATCGCAACGGCGCACTCGGGTTCGACCCGATTCGCCGCGACGTGCCAACACTCGTCGAAGTGCTCCGAGTCCATGGTTATTACACCGGTTGCATTGCCAAGGCAGCGCACATGGCACCTGCCGAGAAGTTCCCTTGGCACGCTGTTGGCGACCAAGCACTCGGCAAGCAGCCGACGAAGTTCGCGGAGAAGTTCGGTGAAATGCTGGCCGCCGCTGCACAGGAGAAGAAGCCATTTTTCATCAACGCCAATATCTGCGACCCGCACCGGCCATTCATTGACGGTGCCGGCAAGCAAGCGAGAGCGGCCGCACCGCTCGATGAAGCAAGACTTTTCAAACCAAACGAGGTAACAGTTCCTGCGTTCCTCGAAGACATCCCGCGCGTCCGCGAAGAAGTCGCCCAGTACTACTCAAGCGTAAGTCGGTTCGATGTTGCGTTTGGCCTGTTGATGAAAGAACTCACGAATGCAGGACGCGATGCAGACACAATTGTGGTGTTCATGTCCGACCACGGGATGTCGTTTCCCTTCTCAAAGGCGACCGTGTATCTCAGCGGCACCTGGTCCCCCGTGCTGATACGCGTCCCCGACAGAATGGAGTCGCAAGTGCACACCGAATTCGTTAGCAGCGTGGACGTGATGCCGTCTTTGCTGGAGTTGGTCGACGTGAAAGCGCCGGAGGGAATCGATGGGCGCTCGTGGGTGCCACTCCTGAAAGGTGAGTCGCAGCCCGATCGCGACTTTGTTATTACGCATGTCAACACCGTGAGCAGCGGGAAGTCGTTCGCTCAGCGGTGCGTTCGCACGAAAGACCGTGCGTTGATGTTTCATGCATGGGTCGGCGGTCCCAATAAGTTCCGCGTCGAGGCCATGAGCGGCCTGAGCTTTGCCGCGATGAGCGCTTCGACCGACGCGACGATTCAATCTCGCGTAAAGCAATTAGTCGAAGGCGAAACCTTGATGCTCTTCGACATTTCAGTGGACCCGACCGAGCGGAGGAATCTTATTCATGAACCGAAGTATGCAAGCGATGTCGCGCAGTTGAGCCAGAAGTTGCTCGCGCATATGAAGCAGACTAACGACCCGCAATTGAACGCGTTCGAGACAGCAATCGCCAGGCAGTGA
- a CDS encoding SMP-30/gluconolactonase/LRE family protein encodes MGSRAESILLAVVVLLSSATASAQPSLQWVNGPQLVFERESQSSWVTFELNRLTDVEVALVDPASSLVVRHLAAGVLGDNPPPPLVAKSRSQKIAWDGKDDYGLPVADPAKLTVRVRAGMSVKLDRIVGGDPYAFWSELSGQGDHAQWMVTGLEAKSDGSVYVLGNSTFYGAPTIRQYDARGAYRRTVFPPPAGKPVDDVQGWGINVRDDGTYTLQSRSGWGQASPSKTLLSRGGQALCATLVPTSASDNLCLTSVAGRDFGNQQMTIGCDGTLRENQVNVMLGGEPLPTRGFSGNLFSALSSDGKSLYVSGLFANDNAQGISTTGFWRDGQVWKVDLATRKTQVFFSLDEKDVIATMKARTASSIGHTSANPYAALQGVATDAEGRVFICDRQNKRIVVLDDEGKLIREIPVAYPDAIAVNPKSQALYVTTRFGDYGGNGEMALLKFGDWTKDDAPEVSLPLRSGIGKFRENSHLAVVEDKGEMFVWVAYTTLPVRVYQDSGTSLELVKDFYEAGPQRALDLQHMEVDQKTGDVYIADAQGFCFRITDWKDPQFVLCKQDAKTPLRASSIAIDARSRHLYTHYHWGTPVYRWSMDGDFFTPAPAGVLQKESVVTIPGRPVPTVGSAHAITPPIACSWIFTGLGERGIAVAPSGGLATLGVLPDKNNRADDYSGPLHYFKPESARVPWQPLRFSGFGGQKPRSGGIRFDPRGNLYVGLHNGNVNNMPQGFDRDPDFKATTGRIYKYAPTGSVEGGTLFPKEPAAPDKVYDIHYGPLGPQSRTPRFGVDGYGRVYYPTGQLPRVSVIDNEGNPIVTFGTYGNRDSMGGLPGDLVPTKDLPMAWPNSVDATDDHIYVSDIVNVRLLRIEKQFALSMNSE; translated from the coding sequence ATGGGTTCACGCGCGGAATCAATTCTGCTTGCCGTGGTTGTATTGCTTTCTTCCGCAACAGCTTCCGCTCAGCCGTCGCTGCAGTGGGTTAATGGCCCGCAACTAGTATTCGAGCGGGAGAGTCAATCAAGCTGGGTGACGTTCGAATTAAACCGACTCACCGATGTGGAAGTAGCGCTCGTCGATCCGGCCAGTTCGCTCGTGGTCCGTCATCTGGCGGCCGGCGTGCTCGGCGACAATCCGCCGCCGCCACTGGTCGCCAAGTCGCGATCGCAGAAGATCGCCTGGGATGGAAAAGACGACTATGGCCTACCCGTCGCCGATCCTGCAAAGTTGACGGTGCGCGTCCGAGCGGGGATGAGCGTGAAGCTCGACCGCATCGTAGGCGGAGACCCTTACGCTTTTTGGTCGGAATTGAGCGGCCAAGGGGATCATGCTCAATGGATGGTGACTGGATTGGAGGCCAAATCCGATGGCAGCGTGTACGTGCTGGGAAACTCCACGTTCTACGGAGCGCCGACCATCCGCCAGTACGATGCCAGGGGCGCTTATCGCCGTACGGTTTTTCCTCCGCCCGCGGGAAAGCCTGTTGACGATGTGCAGGGCTGGGGCATCAACGTCCGAGACGACGGAACGTACACACTGCAGAGCCGCAGTGGTTGGGGCCAAGCTTCTCCAAGCAAGACCCTCTTGAGCCGAGGAGGCCAGGCGCTCTGCGCCACGCTCGTACCAACTTCCGCAAGCGACAATTTGTGCCTGACGAGCGTGGCTGGCCGCGATTTCGGCAATCAACAAATGACCATCGGCTGCGATGGCACACTTCGCGAGAATCAGGTCAACGTGATGCTGGGGGGCGAGCCTCTACCTACCCGAGGATTCTCGGGCAATTTGTTCTCGGCGCTTTCCTCCGACGGCAAGTCGCTGTACGTCAGCGGCCTGTTTGCCAACGACAATGCTCAAGGCATCTCCACGACCGGCTTTTGGCGCGATGGGCAGGTCTGGAAAGTGGATCTGGCTACACGGAAGACTCAAGTCTTTTTTTCGTTAGACGAGAAGGACGTGATTGCCACAATGAAAGCTCGCACCGCTTCTTCGATCGGGCATACCAGCGCTAACCCCTACGCAGCGCTGCAGGGTGTTGCCACCGATGCCGAGGGGCGAGTGTTTATCTGCGACCGCCAGAACAAGCGCATTGTAGTTCTGGACGACGAAGGAAAGTTAATCCGTGAAATTCCTGTCGCCTATCCCGATGCCATCGCCGTGAATCCGAAATCTCAGGCGCTCTACGTGACCACCCGTTTCGGCGACTACGGCGGCAATGGAGAAATGGCGCTGCTCAAGTTCGGCGATTGGACAAAGGACGATGCACCGGAGGTTTCTCTGCCGCTGCGCAGCGGCATCGGCAAGTTCAGGGAGAATTCACACCTAGCGGTGGTCGAGGACAAGGGTGAGATGTTTGTCTGGGTTGCCTACACCACGCTGCCTGTGCGCGTTTATCAGGATTCGGGTACGAGCCTGGAGTTAGTCAAAGATTTCTATGAAGCTGGTCCGCAGCGTGCCCTGGATTTGCAGCACATGGAGGTCGACCAAAAGACCGGTGATGTCTACATCGCCGATGCGCAGGGTTTCTGCTTCCGGATTACCGACTGGAAAGATCCGCAGTTCGTGCTCTGTAAGCAAGACGCCAAGACGCCGCTCCGAGCATCCAGTATCGCTATCGATGCGCGCAGCCGGCATCTTTATACGCACTATCACTGGGGCACGCCGGTATATCGCTGGTCAATGGATGGCGATTTCTTCACTCCTGCACCGGCGGGTGTCTTGCAAAAAGAAAGCGTTGTTACGATTCCGGGCCGACCTGTGCCGACTGTCGGATCAGCCCATGCAATCACCCCGCCGATCGCCTGCTCATGGATCTTCACTGGTCTCGGTGAGCGAGGCATCGCGGTCGCTCCCAGCGGCGGGCTGGCGACTTTGGGAGTGTTGCCCGATAAGAACAATCGTGCGGATGACTACAGCGGCCCGCTGCATTACTTCAAGCCCGAATCGGCCCGAGTACCTTGGCAACCGCTCCGCTTTAGTGGATTCGGAGGCCAGAAGCCTCGCTCCGGTGGCATTCGCTTCGATCCTCGCGGCAATCTGTACGTTGGCCTGCACAATGGCAACGTCAACAATATGCCGCAGGGGTTCGACAGAGACCCCGACTTCAAAGCGACCACGGGACGCATCTACAAATACGCACCCACTGGCTCTGTCGAAGGCGGCACGCTATTTCCCAAGGAGCCAGCGGCGCCGGACAAAGTTTACGACATTCATTACGGTCCGCTTGGGCCGCAATCGCGCACCCCGCGCTTCGGTGTCGACGGCTATGGCCGGGTCTATTATCCGACCGGTCAGTTGCCGCGGGTGTCGGTGATCGATAACGAAGGCAACCCGATAGTCACCTTCGGCACTTATGGAAACCGCGACTCGATGGGCGGGTTACCCGGCGACCTCGTGCCGACCAAGGATCTGCCCATGGCGTGGCCCAACAGTGTGGACGCGACGGACGACCACATCTACGTTTCGGACATCGTGAACGTTCGCCTGCTGCGGATCGAGAAGCAGTTCGCACTCAGCATGAATTCCGAGTAG
- a CDS encoding 3-keto-disaccharide hydrolase, producing MHRLSPSIALACLFAAFQMSALALDPEEEKLGFVALSDGKTFEGWKQSGNWVIEDGAFARVRPSGQLTYEKQLIPDDFELRFDWKASKGCNSGVYYRPGQVEYQVLDDENSPYGENPRQSAASIFFCMAPSKRVARPHGEWNTARILCKGSIIEHWLNDQRVLSFDYKDPKWSKEVELLRIRGGDLTKRGGKLLLQDHGQDVAFRNLRLRTIPADEKLTPDPTFQPLPVTGVALQKEEARVRGMLEKAKPKSPAAKGAK from the coding sequence ATGCACCGCTTATCTCCATCCATCGCTCTCGCCTGTCTATTCGCAGCCTTTCAAATGTCAGCCCTCGCGCTCGATCCTGAAGAGGAAAAGCTGGGGTTTGTGGCGCTCTCGGATGGTAAGACCTTCGAGGGCTGGAAGCAGAGCGGCAACTGGGTGATTGAAGACGGGGCCTTCGCACGGGTTCGCCCCAGCGGGCAGTTAACGTATGAGAAGCAACTCATTCCCGATGACTTCGAACTCCGTTTCGACTGGAAGGCTTCCAAGGGATGCAACAGCGGGGTCTATTACCGACCAGGTCAGGTTGAGTATCAGGTACTCGATGATGAGAACAGTCCCTACGGCGAAAACCCGCGCCAGTCAGCCGCCTCGATTTTCTTTTGCATGGCACCAAGCAAACGCGTCGCCCGTCCGCACGGCGAATGGAACACCGCCCGAATCTTGTGCAAAGGGAGCATCATCGAACATTGGCTGAACGACCAGCGCGTGCTCTCGTTCGACTACAAGGATCCGAAATGGTCGAAAGAGGTGGAGTTGCTGCGGATTCGCGGCGGTGACCTAACCAAGCGCGGCGGCAAGTTGCTGTTGCAAGACCACGGTCAAGACGTGGCATTTCGCAATCTGCGACTCCGCACGATTCCAGCCGACGAGAAGCTTACTCCCGATCCCACTTTTCAGCCCCTGCCGGTGACCGGCGTCGCACTACAAAAAGAGGAGGCCCGAGTGCGCGGCATGCTGGAGAAGGCGAAGCCAAAGAGCCCAGCGGCCAAAGGCGCGAAATAG